From the genome of Ziziphus jujuba cultivar Dongzao chromosome 6, ASM3175591v1, one region includes:
- the LOC107431082 gene encoding probable serine/threonine-protein kinase PBL1 isoform X3 yields the protein MGCFTVLKCKKKRSEQNVHIKRVSPTEKTPTTLPEPQIATRSLQSAPPSFRTRVKPIQPVNRVTNCRTRALSAPSSLDAAEQDALSSIEYDEPDESKYRATSTKEQRPPSPQPLPLPTLGRVLKSTDSFKSGTASGPLSGPLPLPPSGTLRNYPYEEIASACHHFSSDRCMSEGLSSIIYKASFGDETSSSKKFEATVTRLHPSTQALKEFINEVNTLASLQHPNLCKLLGFHAREGSDQRMLVYERLFHGSLDRLLYGRSDGPPIDWNTRMKIALCAAQGLTFLHEEGPFQAMYNEFSTANIQIDKDFSAKLSGYGCVGQIPETEISSSSVAVANLSMETLERGMLTPKSNVWSFGIVLLELLTGRRNLDSRHPKEERNLVKWSWPFLADDCRLSLIMDPQLKGRFPAKAARTVADIAQRCLQKDPSERPTMRTVVEHLKIIQDMKYSYRFPLQEPAMISGRHMSKSPSFNGIITPAPRLSFSPSPPSGARPSISPTRRPILPASLPPRACSSTLSLEDLDRQESRRSSSSVRRPSVEGF from the exons ATGGGCTGTTTCACCGTTTTGAAGTGCAAGAAGAAACGCTCTGAGCAGAATGTTCACATCAAACGTGTCAGCCCAACGGAGAAAACACCCACAACATTGCCTGAACCTCAAATCGCAACCCGGTCACTACAATCTGCACCTCCTAGTTTTAGGACCAGAGTGAAACCGATTCAGCCAGTTAACCGAGTCACAAACTGTAGAACACGAGCGTTATCTGCTCCGTCATCCCTTGATGCAGCAGAACAAGATGCACTTTCATCAATTGAATATGATGAACCAGATGAGTCCAAGTACCGAGCCACTTCGACAAAGGAACAACGGCCTCCTAGTCCACAACCTCTTCCTCTCCCAACACTGGGTCGTGTACTCAAGAGTACGGACAGCTTTAAATCAGGGACTGCTAGTGGCCCACTTTCTGGACCATTGCCATTGCCACCTTCAGGAACACTCCGGAACTATCCATATGAAGAAATAGCATCTGCTTGCCATCACTTCTCTTCTGATCGATGCATGTCTGAAGGCCTTTCTTCCATTATATATAAGGCTTCTTTTGGGGATGAAACTTCAAGCTCCAAAAAGTTTGAAGCCACTGTAACTCGTCTTCACCCCTCCACTCAG GCTTTAAAGGAATTCATAAATGAGGTGAACACTCTTGCATCTTTGCAACATCCCAACCTTTGTAAGTTGCTTGGTTTTCATGCACGTGAGGGTTCAGATCAGAGAATGTTGGTCTATGAGAGGCTCTTTCATGGAAGTTTGGACCGGCTACTATATGGAAGATCAGACGGACCCCCTATTGATTGGAATACAAGAATGAAAATTGCTTTATGTGCTGCACAAGGTCTTACTTTCTTGCATGAAGAAGGTCCTTTTCAG GCAATGTACAATGAATTTTCAACGGCTAACATACAAATTGACAAGGATTTTAGTGCAAAGCTTTCAGGATATGGTTGTGTGGGACAAATTCCTGAGACTGAGATTTCTAGTAGTTCAGTT GCAGTGGCAAATCTTTCAATGGAAACGTTGGAAAGAGGAATGCTCACTCCAAAGAGCAATGTTTGGAGTTTTGGGATAGTCCTTCTGGAACTACTTACTGGCAGGAGGAATCTTGATAGCCGTCATCCCAAGGAAGAGAGAAATCTAGTTAAGTGGAGCTGGCCTTTCCTAGCGGATGATTGCCGACTTTCACTAATCATGGATCCTCAGTTAAAAGGTCGGTTCCCAGCCAAAGCCGCAAGGACAGTCGCCGACATTGCACAAAGATGCCTTCAGAAGGATCCATCTGAAAGGCCAACCATGAGAACAGTCGTTGAGCATCTCAAGATCATACAAGACATGAAATACTCCTACCGCTTTCCCTTGCAAGAACCAGCCATGATTTCCGGAAGACATATGTCAAAGTCTCCAAGTTTTAATGGAATCATTACGCCAGCACCGAGGTTAAGTTTCTCGCCATCACCACCGTCTGGAGCCAGGCCCTCCATTTCGCCTACAAGACGGCCTATCTTGCCTGCATCCCTTCCTCCTCGTGCCTGTTCCTCCACACTCTCTCTGGAGGATCTTGATAGACAAGAAAGCCGGAGATCATCATCTTCTGTTCGGAGGCCTAGTGTTGAGGGATTTTGA
- the LOC107431082 gene encoding probable serine/threonine-protein kinase PBL11 isoform X1, with amino-acid sequence MGGLFYSFVFQFSCRRVIAMGILRLWIINFRWNINKQVAKWWTIRHRWIKSNSLLFPPNFFFCISHIDFLGNRKKIRFPDCETGLGRKMGCFTVLKCKKKRSEQNVHIKRVSPTEKTPTTLPEPQIATRSLQSAPPSFRTRVKPIQPVNRVTNCRTRALSAPSSLDAAEQDALSSIEYDEPDESKYRATSTKEQRPPSPQPLPLPTLGRVLKSTDSFKSGTASGPLSGPLPLPPSGTLRNYPYEEIASACHHFSSDRCMSEGLSSIIYKASFGDETSSSKKFEATVTRLHPSTQALKEFINEVNTLASLQHPNLCKLLGFHAREGSDQRMLVYERLFHGSLDRLLYGRSDGPPIDWNTRMKIALCAAQGLTFLHEEGPFQAMYNEFSTANIQIDKDFSAKLSGYGCVGQIPETEISSSSVAVANLSMETLERGMLTPKSNVWSFGIVLLELLTGRRNLDSRHPKEERNLVKWSWPFLADDCRLSLIMDPQLKGRFPAKAARTVADIAQRCLQKDPSERPTMRTVVEHLKIIQDMKYSYRFPLQEPAMISGRHMSKSPSFNGIITPAPRLSFSPSPPSGARPSISPTRRPILPASLPPRACSSTLSLEDLDRQESRRSSSSVRRPSVEGF; translated from the exons ATGGGGGGTCTTTTTTactcttttgtttttcaatttagttGCAGAAGAGTGATTGCAATGGGAATATTAAGATTATGGATTATTAATTTTAGGTGGAATATCAACAAGCAAGTGGCAAAATGGTGGACCATTAGGCACCGATGGATAAAATCTAATTCCCTCCTTTTTCctcctaatttctttttttgcatttcACATATTGATTTTTTGGGTAACAGAAAG AAAATTAGATTTCCTGATTGTGAGACAGGTTTAGGACGGAAGATGGGCTGTTTCACCGTTTTGAAGTGCAAGAAGAAACGCTCTGAGCAGAATGTTCACATCAAACGTGTCAGCCCAACGGAGAAAACACCCACAACATTGCCTGAACCTCAAATCGCAACCCGGTCACTACAATCTGCACCTCCTAGTTTTAGGACCAGAGTGAAACCGATTCAGCCAGTTAACCGAGTCACAAACTGTAGAACACGAGCGTTATCTGCTCCGTCATCCCTTGATGCAGCAGAACAAGATGCACTTTCATCAATTGAATATGATGAACCAGATGAGTCCAAGTACCGAGCCACTTCGACAAAGGAACAACGGCCTCCTAGTCCACAACCTCTTCCTCTCCCAACACTGGGTCGTGTACTCAAGAGTACGGACAGCTTTAAATCAGGGACTGCTAGTGGCCCACTTTCTGGACCATTGCCATTGCCACCTTCAGGAACACTCCGGAACTATCCATATGAAGAAATAGCATCTGCTTGCCATCACTTCTCTTCTGATCGATGCATGTCTGAAGGCCTTTCTTCCATTATATATAAGGCTTCTTTTGGGGATGAAACTTCAAGCTCCAAAAAGTTTGAAGCCACTGTAACTCGTCTTCACCCCTCCACTCAG GCTTTAAAGGAATTCATAAATGAGGTGAACACTCTTGCATCTTTGCAACATCCCAACCTTTGTAAGTTGCTTGGTTTTCATGCACGTGAGGGTTCAGATCAGAGAATGTTGGTCTATGAGAGGCTCTTTCATGGAAGTTTGGACCGGCTACTATATGGAAGATCAGACGGACCCCCTATTGATTGGAATACAAGAATGAAAATTGCTTTATGTGCTGCACAAGGTCTTACTTTCTTGCATGAAGAAGGTCCTTTTCAG GCAATGTACAATGAATTTTCAACGGCTAACATACAAATTGACAAGGATTTTAGTGCAAAGCTTTCAGGATATGGTTGTGTGGGACAAATTCCTGAGACTGAGATTTCTAGTAGTTCAGTT GCAGTGGCAAATCTTTCAATGGAAACGTTGGAAAGAGGAATGCTCACTCCAAAGAGCAATGTTTGGAGTTTTGGGATAGTCCTTCTGGAACTACTTACTGGCAGGAGGAATCTTGATAGCCGTCATCCCAAGGAAGAGAGAAATCTAGTTAAGTGGAGCTGGCCTTTCCTAGCGGATGATTGCCGACTTTCACTAATCATGGATCCTCAGTTAAAAGGTCGGTTCCCAGCCAAAGCCGCAAGGACAGTCGCCGACATTGCACAAAGATGCCTTCAGAAGGATCCATCTGAAAGGCCAACCATGAGAACAGTCGTTGAGCATCTCAAGATCATACAAGACATGAAATACTCCTACCGCTTTCCCTTGCAAGAACCAGCCATGATTTCCGGAAGACATATGTCAAAGTCTCCAAGTTTTAATGGAATCATTACGCCAGCACCGAGGTTAAGTTTCTCGCCATCACCACCGTCTGGAGCCAGGCCCTCCATTTCGCCTACAAGACGGCCTATCTTGCCTGCATCCCTTCCTCCTCGTGCCTGTTCCTCCACACTCTCTCTGGAGGATCTTGATAGACAAGAAAGCCGGAGATCATCATCTTCTGTTCGGAGGCCTAGTGTTGAGGGATTTTGA
- the LOC107431066 gene encoding uncharacterized protein LOC107431066 isoform X2: MQAEAEKQHSWKINIHTKAKSFHFRFKATNISPTWKFHRLSVLLKIRRFLLLTVNSESSASNAISKQRHQGKLISKFLRLFKKIRLERTKNQHPEAKFPSNRLQRFSYKEPICVGSLFLGILACLLSPPIFQAIAIYSLVMLLFVAFLFKKCKTRKPSKLLILLIAAVWACPLLSLFHLSYFLKYDKGFASNFVWKA, translated from the exons ATGCAAGCAGAGGCAGAGAAGCAGCATTCATGGAAGATCAACATCCATACCAAGGCCAAGAGCTTCCATTTCAGATTCAAAGCCACAAATATCTCACCCACTTGGAAGTTTCACCGCCTCTCTGTTCTGCTAAAGATTCGCAGATTTCTCCTCCTCACTGTAAATTCAGAATCATCAGCATCAAACGCCATTTCCAAGCAGCGACACCAAGGAAAACTGATATCCAAATTCCTCAGATTGTTCAAGAAAATTCGCCTTGAAAGGACAAAGAACCAACACCCAGAAGCTAAATTTCCTTCTAATCGATTGCAACGGTtttcttataag GAACCAATTTGTGTGGGCTCTTTGTTCTTGGGAATTCTTGCATGTCTATTGTCTCCACCGATTTTCCAGGCAATTGCCATTTATAGTCTGGTTATGTTGTTGTTTGTTGCTTTCTTGTTCAAGAAATGCAAAACAAGAAAACCCAGTAAGCTTCTGATCCTACTAATTGCAGCGGTATGGGCTTGTCCGTTACTGTCACTGTTTcatttaagttattttttgaaatatgatAAAGGGTTTGCCTCAAACTTTGTTTGGAAGGCATGA
- the LOC107431091 gene encoding RING-H2 finger protein ATL74 translates to MLPVLYAHRRLLDKELAVPSPNGNRTRDSYIGETNFDTNMVIILAALLCALICALGLNSIVRCALRCSRRFATETPEQAAARLAATGLKKSHLRQIPVAVYGSSGVNIPAMECPICLGEFEDGDKVRVLPKCNHGFHVSCIDTWLLSHSSCPNCRHSLLQQQQQHPSVTSSNLRQGVAGEQSSGTGSSRQGSSVVVAIREES, encoded by the coding sequence ATGCTTCCAGTTCTTTATGCCCATCGTCGTCTTCTCGACAAAGAGCTCGCAGTTCCGTCGCCAAATGGGAACAGAACCAGAGATTCATATATCGGAGAGACAAATTTCGACACCAATATGGTCATCATTTTGGCTGCTCTGCTATGCGCTCTGATTTGTGCGTTGGGACTTAATTCCATAGTCCGTTGCGCTTTGCGTTGTAGCCGAAGATTTGCTACGGAAACTCCGGAACAAGCCGCGGCTCGGCTAGCAGCTACGGGGCTTAAGAAGAGCCATTTGCGACAGATTCCGGTGGCGGTTTATGGGTCCTCCGGTGTGAACATTCCGGCGATGGAATGTCCGATCTGTTTGGGTGAGTTCGAAGATGGAGACAAAGTTCGAGTACTTCCGAAATGCAATCATGGATTCCATGTGAGCTGTATTGACACGTGGCTTTTGTCTCATTCCTCTTGTCCGAATTGTCGGCATTCACTgctccaacaacaacaacaacatccgTCGGTTACCAGTTCCAATTTACGACAAGGGGTTGCCGGAGAACAGTCATCGGGAACGGGGTCCAGCCGGCAAGGTAGTAGTGTAGTTGTAGCAATCAGGGAAGAAAGTTGA
- the LOC107431066 gene encoding uncharacterized protein LOC107431066 isoform X1, giving the protein MQAEAEKQHSWKINIHTKAKSFHFRFKATNISPTWKFHRLSVLLKIRRFLLLTVNSESSASNAISKQRHQGKLISKFLRLFKKIRLERTKNQHPEAKFPSNRLQRFSYKFICFQEPICVGSLFLGILACLLSPPIFQAIAIYSLVMLLFVAFLFKKCKTRKPSKLLILLIAAVWACPLLSLFHLSYFLKYDKGFASNFVWKA; this is encoded by the exons ATGCAAGCAGAGGCAGAGAAGCAGCATTCATGGAAGATCAACATCCATACCAAGGCCAAGAGCTTCCATTTCAGATTCAAAGCCACAAATATCTCACCCACTTGGAAGTTTCACCGCCTCTCTGTTCTGCTAAAGATTCGCAGATTTCTCCTCCTCACTGTAAATTCAGAATCATCAGCATCAAACGCCATTTCCAAGCAGCGACACCAAGGAAAACTGATATCCAAATTCCTCAGATTGTTCAAGAAAATTCGCCTTGAAAGGACAAAGAACCAACACCCAGAAGCTAAATTTCCTTCTAATCGATTGCAACGGTtttcttataag TTTATTTGCTTTCAGGAACCAATTTGTGTGGGCTCTTTGTTCTTGGGAATTCTTGCATGTCTATTGTCTCCACCGATTTTCCAGGCAATTGCCATTTATAGTCTGGTTATGTTGTTGTTTGTTGCTTTCTTGTTCAAGAAATGCAAAACAAGAAAACCCAGTAAGCTTCTGATCCTACTAATTGCAGCGGTATGGGCTTGTCCGTTACTGTCACTGTTTcatttaagttattttttgaaatatgatAAAGGGTTTGCCTCAAACTTTGTTTGGAAGGCATGA
- the LOC107431082 gene encoding probable serine/threonine-protein kinase PBL1 isoform X2, with protein sequence MKIRFPDCETGLGRKMGCFTVLKCKKKRSEQNVHIKRVSPTEKTPTTLPEPQIATRSLQSAPPSFRTRVKPIQPVNRVTNCRTRALSAPSSLDAAEQDALSSIEYDEPDESKYRATSTKEQRPPSPQPLPLPTLGRVLKSTDSFKSGTASGPLSGPLPLPPSGTLRNYPYEEIASACHHFSSDRCMSEGLSSIIYKASFGDETSSSKKFEATVTRLHPSTQALKEFINEVNTLASLQHPNLCKLLGFHAREGSDQRMLVYERLFHGSLDRLLYGRSDGPPIDWNTRMKIALCAAQGLTFLHEEGPFQAMYNEFSTANIQIDKDFSAKLSGYGCVGQIPETEISSSSVAVANLSMETLERGMLTPKSNVWSFGIVLLELLTGRRNLDSRHPKEERNLVKWSWPFLADDCRLSLIMDPQLKGRFPAKAARTVADIAQRCLQKDPSERPTMRTVVEHLKIIQDMKYSYRFPLQEPAMISGRHMSKSPSFNGIITPAPRLSFSPSPPSGARPSISPTRRPILPASLPPRACSSTLSLEDLDRQESRRSSSSVRRPSVEGF encoded by the exons ATG AAAATTAGATTTCCTGATTGTGAGACAGGTTTAGGACGGAAGATGGGCTGTTTCACCGTTTTGAAGTGCAAGAAGAAACGCTCTGAGCAGAATGTTCACATCAAACGTGTCAGCCCAACGGAGAAAACACCCACAACATTGCCTGAACCTCAAATCGCAACCCGGTCACTACAATCTGCACCTCCTAGTTTTAGGACCAGAGTGAAACCGATTCAGCCAGTTAACCGAGTCACAAACTGTAGAACACGAGCGTTATCTGCTCCGTCATCCCTTGATGCAGCAGAACAAGATGCACTTTCATCAATTGAATATGATGAACCAGATGAGTCCAAGTACCGAGCCACTTCGACAAAGGAACAACGGCCTCCTAGTCCACAACCTCTTCCTCTCCCAACACTGGGTCGTGTACTCAAGAGTACGGACAGCTTTAAATCAGGGACTGCTAGTGGCCCACTTTCTGGACCATTGCCATTGCCACCTTCAGGAACACTCCGGAACTATCCATATGAAGAAATAGCATCTGCTTGCCATCACTTCTCTTCTGATCGATGCATGTCTGAAGGCCTTTCTTCCATTATATATAAGGCTTCTTTTGGGGATGAAACTTCAAGCTCCAAAAAGTTTGAAGCCACTGTAACTCGTCTTCACCCCTCCACTCAG GCTTTAAAGGAATTCATAAATGAGGTGAACACTCTTGCATCTTTGCAACATCCCAACCTTTGTAAGTTGCTTGGTTTTCATGCACGTGAGGGTTCAGATCAGAGAATGTTGGTCTATGAGAGGCTCTTTCATGGAAGTTTGGACCGGCTACTATATGGAAGATCAGACGGACCCCCTATTGATTGGAATACAAGAATGAAAATTGCTTTATGTGCTGCACAAGGTCTTACTTTCTTGCATGAAGAAGGTCCTTTTCAG GCAATGTACAATGAATTTTCAACGGCTAACATACAAATTGACAAGGATTTTAGTGCAAAGCTTTCAGGATATGGTTGTGTGGGACAAATTCCTGAGACTGAGATTTCTAGTAGTTCAGTT GCAGTGGCAAATCTTTCAATGGAAACGTTGGAAAGAGGAATGCTCACTCCAAAGAGCAATGTTTGGAGTTTTGGGATAGTCCTTCTGGAACTACTTACTGGCAGGAGGAATCTTGATAGCCGTCATCCCAAGGAAGAGAGAAATCTAGTTAAGTGGAGCTGGCCTTTCCTAGCGGATGATTGCCGACTTTCACTAATCATGGATCCTCAGTTAAAAGGTCGGTTCCCAGCCAAAGCCGCAAGGACAGTCGCCGACATTGCACAAAGATGCCTTCAGAAGGATCCATCTGAAAGGCCAACCATGAGAACAGTCGTTGAGCATCTCAAGATCATACAAGACATGAAATACTCCTACCGCTTTCCCTTGCAAGAACCAGCCATGATTTCCGGAAGACATATGTCAAAGTCTCCAAGTTTTAATGGAATCATTACGCCAGCACCGAGGTTAAGTTTCTCGCCATCACCACCGTCTGGAGCCAGGCCCTCCATTTCGCCTACAAGACGGCCTATCTTGCCTGCATCCCTTCCTCCTCGTGCCTGTTCCTCCACACTCTCTCTGGAGGATCTTGATAGACAAGAAAGCCGGAGATCATCATCTTCTGTTCGGAGGCCTAGTGTTGAGGGATTTTGA